Genomic DNA from bacterium:
GGATTGAAAGAACGCCGGTAATGATGACTTCCTTTAGGAATACCTCCTCCTTGGTTAAGGTAGCAAGCTTGGTTGACATAGGGATAAAGACTAAATTTGCAATGGCAACCCCATAGAATGAGGCAATAAAGGCAATGGCTAGGGCATGGACGGTCTTCATAATATCACCACCACCCATCTGGGCTAAAGCACCAGTTAATCCCATAATCGCACCCAAAATGCCCATGGTGGGAGCAATACCACCCATAGTCATAAGATAGCTATCACCCACCTTATGCCTCTCCTCCATTCCAGCAAGGTCTGTCTCAAGGACAGCACGGATTAAGGCAGGGTCAAGGCCATCAACCACGAGCTGCATTCCCTTCTTAAAAAATGGTTCTTTTATGCCTTCAAGGTCTGCCTCTAAAGATAAAAGCCCCTCCCTCC
This window encodes:
- a CDS encoding MotA/TolQ/ExbB proton channel family protein, which encodes MDLVSLIGILGGIAAMIGAVTLETVGIVGHGYLNIPGMVIIGLGTLFASSSCYLPEHVKLLPTYCKLVFVHPKFEAGEIIEQMIAFAQKARREGLLSLEADLEGIKEPFFKKGMQLVVDGLDPALIRAVLETDLAGMEERHKVGDSYLMTMGGIAPTMGILGAIMGLTGALAQMGGGDIMKTVHALAIAFIASFYGVAIANLVFIPMSTKLATLTKEEVFLKEVIITGVLSIQAGDNPRILEERLRAFFSPKTYPVKAKKE